Below is a genomic region from Sorghum bicolor cultivar BTx623 chromosome 9, Sorghum_bicolor_NCBIv3, whole genome shotgun sequence.
ACCGGGTGCAAGGCAATGATTAGGCTGCTTAGACTGAAAGACCACAGCTGGTATATTAGCCGGAGTATAACCGAACACAACCACAGTTTGTCTGCTACATGTGGCGAAAAAAAACAATGGTTATCACACAGTGAGATAGATCCTTTAACAAAGGATTTTATCAGGAAACTAAGGGAGAACAACGTCACAACGGGGAGAGTGTGCAACATCCTAGGGACTTCGAGAGGAGTGGGGGGGTTCCCAGTGCGTAGGGAGGTTATTAGGTCAGTATGCGCCAGATTAGCACAACATAACATAGAAGATGACATTTCAAAAACTTTGACCTTACTAGATAAGATGAAAGTAGATGACCCAATGATGGTTGTGCGGTACAAGGTAGATGAAGGTGGGCGTATTGTGCACATGCTGTGGTGCACAGGTAAAAACCAGCAGAATTATGATAGATTTGGTGACGCAATGACTTTTGACACAACATACCGCACCAACTTGTACAACATGCCTTTCGGCCTATTCGTCGGAGTAAACAACCATTTCCAATCAGTTGTGTTCGGGGGAGTACTACTAACCTCAGAGAAGACAGAAGACTTCGAGTGGGCCTTCGCAAACTTCAAGGACATAATGAAGGGCAAGGAGCCAATGACGATACTCACAGGTAACAAAATGATATGACACCATTCTCAGACATATTTACATACATTTAATTTGTAACTAAAATGGCTTTTGACTGAAACAAGCCTTAATTAACACTGTTTGTTTGAGCTCCAGACCAATGTCAGGGTATGGCGGCGGCAATAAAAACAACGCTGCAGACCTCACGACACCGGTGGTGCAAGTGGCATGTACTAAGGAAGGCCAAACAATGGTTGGGAAATGTTTACACGAAAAATACTGGGTTCAAAAGTGAATTCAACAAATTAGTGACTGAGGAGGTTTCGATCATTAAATTCGAGAGAAGGTGGCGACAACTAGTGAGGAAGTATGGGGTGGAAAAAAACAAGTATCTGAAAAGAATCTACAAGCATCGAGGAATGTGGGCTAGGccttacttcatgcatgtgttttgCGCTGGAATGACGAGCACACAACGGAGTGAAAGCGCAAACCACATGCTAAAAGGGTTCATCCAGCGATCAGCGCCTATGCACATCTTTGTTAGCAAGTTCAATGAGTTCCAGAATGATCGTATCGCACAAGAAGAAAAGGAGATCCACGTCACAAAGCAGGTGACGGACGGTTTGGTTGCGAAATGCGCATTGACGCCCTAACTCCATAGTTCGAAACCGAAATGAACAAAGTGATGAaatcaacttttgttttggtgaatGCAGATGAAAAGGAAACGGCGGATTGGTGTGCCAATAGAGAGGCATGCAGAAGAAATCTACACCAGAGCCATGTACGACCGCCTATACAACGAGCTGTACCACGCAGGCAGCTACTTGATCAAAGGGAGAGGCGCGGACGAAGCATACATTCTGGTGCACTACAAGGAGGATGGAGCAACAGATGAGAAATTATTCCTGGTTAAAGACTCCGGAAATTTTATTAGCTGTAGCTGCGGGCTTTACAACCATGTCGGAATGCTATGCAGACACGCATTGAAGGTATGTAATGAGTATCACACATTAAAATGGTGAACTGATCTAGTGTGTACCCACGTTTTTATTTGCGGTGACATGACTATAATCTGTAAATGAAATTTTGTCTCCACAGGTGTTGATGCACCTGGACAGAACGGAGTTGCCATCCGGTAACATACTAGCCAGATGGAGAAGAGATGTGGCATGCGAAACAGGACATGTAAGCGGTCAAGGGGTGGAGACCAGTAGCTTAGAAAGCGCGACATACATTCAGAAGAAGTTGATGGTGCGTAGAGTACTAGCCATGGCCGGAGTAGAAGGAACCTTGGACGAGTCAGGTTATAAAGAAGCAATGGATGCGCTAGACAAGATAATTTCAGTACGAACCACAAGAGTGGAGGAGAAGAAGATAGAACTTGGGGAAAGAAGCGAAAAGCCAACCTCTTGCCCAAAACGGGCAGTGAAGAAGGGTCGCCGTCAAAACACGAGCCTGAAATCTTACAAAGCTAGCTTAAAGGAGCAAAATaagagaaaaaaatacgaggaggATGAAATCAGTTCAACATCAGATAATGAGCAAGTGACCGGAACCAGGAAGACGAAGGCACTTTGGGAGATAGAATAGTTCACTGATCTGTGTACCAAGTATGCGAGAAGAAGGCATGATGTGTACTCAGtgggacttgtgaagtgaaaatTAATGAGATAAAATCGAATATAAATTATTAAGATTACATACGGGAAGAACATTGTTAACTTTGCCACGTATCACGAGACAATAATTGAGGTACTTTACATAATAATACACAGTCATGTAGAAAACTGCGCGAACGATAGTACAAAGCTTAGGGACGTTATCATACATGGTGATTAATATAGATGACAGAAACAacataattatagaaaaaagaaTACAAACGAGGGAAAGGGGGGGTTACTACTATGCGAGCACTAGAGTGGAATACAAATGTCGTCAACAAACAAAGGGCGAAGTGACGTACTAAGACTACTTGTTTGCAACGACAAAATAGACAAGGGCCGCAAGTATAGCTACGATGCTGGCAACTAGGAACACCATAGTTAGTATGCACGAAATAAGCACGGTGGTGAGAGAGCCCTGAGTGGAAAGGGTAGACACCCGACCACTGAGCTCGATGATCTTCTTGCGGATGTCGTCGATCTGTTCAGGCAAGGAGGCGTCGGGGGTGCGGGTCTGCGCGAGCGAATGAAGAGATTGGGTACGGGCAGGAGTCGTCTCACGAGGAAGTCCGATCTTTCCAATGCCTCTAAGGAGAGTCTCGTAATCCGCTTGGAAGTAGTAAGATCTGCAAGAGGTCGGGTCCTGCGGCAACGAAATCAACAAAACACATAGTGCAAGCAAGTATTAGGACTAACGATTATAATAAAGATTGCAAGAGAAGTTAACAAGTATATTGGGAGATGGGGTCTGGGAATGTAAAACAAGACATCTATGGGTGGAGGACTTGCCTTCTCCTTGTTCCTAGGACACTTGAAGAACCTCTTCCCACAAGAGTTCTGGCGGGTGCTGGTAAGAGCGATGAGCCTGACATCTTTGCACGATTGGCAAACAATTAGAGGTAGTCCGGTTTCCAGATCAACTGGATCAGGGCCATCTAGGTTGGAAAGGAGATCCTGCGAGTTAACTGAGGATGACTGCGGCATTCTTTGTAGTGCGACTGTATAGCCAAGGAAATGCCGATGGGATTCGATCTAAGCGAATACTGGGGTTTCGAGGCAAGAATGGGGCGTTTCAGCGATGCGGCCAGGCAGCTCAAGATGTATAGCCGGGGGAGATGAATGTTGGAGGAGATGGGGATGATTGGGAAGCAAGCGAGGTGGTGGACGAACTAATTTAGGAGCACCTTGTGGATGTGGTTGCGTATTTATGGTTGCTCCTGCGTTTGCGTGCATCCATTGCGAACAGCAGTACAATTAATGCATTCAGAGAAAAGGATAAGAAATACGCCTTCGCGGTGAGTGGTCGTTGCAAATATTTAATGAGTTCATCGGGATCAGAAATTACAAGAGTACGATAGAGTGGGAAAAAGGTGCCGTGGGTAGGAATGAAGTGTTTCCAGTAAGTGCAAAAAAACGTAAAACAAACCAGCACAAAAGCAGTGTAAGGCATAATATCAAACCGTTTATAGAGTTCAACCCCTACATTAAGATTACACAGGGATGGAAATTTTGAAGAGCACATAGTTCAAAACTAAACCCAAGGGTTTTAGGGTCCCTTAATTACAGCGACGACAGATATGGACGAAGTCCAGGCCTACAATTCATGGCCAGCCCAGGTTGTTCTCAAATCAACATATATTAGTAAGTCGTCTTGGATACCCGGTGATGACGGTGAAGGAGCTAAGGCGACAGCAAAGACTCATGTCTGCCTCGGAGCAAAAGAGACATAACAAAACCCAGAACATTAGCTGGGCCGGCCGCTACAAACGGTGCCTAATAACTTAGTGCGAACCACTCTTCGGCCCGTAAGGGGTTCATTGGCCTATCAAGTAGCAGGCGACACAACGTCCACTTCTCGGAGTAGGGGTAGTCCTGTAACCGCTCCATGGGCCATGCAAATAAAAGCAGAACAATCAAAGTGAAAACTTAAAAACACAAAATATGGTCCACGAACGGGGTAAGCCATGTTTTGAGAGAGGAATCACCGGTGCAAGAATCTGAGTGCCTGCGCGAAAGCCGTCGAAAAGGAGTGCAAACACAGCAACTGCGTAGCCATGGAACCACCTGCGAAAAAAAATGGGGAAGAAAGTTTCGGTGGGAGAAGTGGAAACAAGACAAGGTGTTAAACAATTAATAACAACTATAAAAGCACGGGTGCACAAAACTTGTGTAGTATGACTAACTTTGCGGTTAAACGACCATCCCAGCGGTGAAACTCTATTTTCCATTGATCAACTGGAGTGACACGGCTAGGGAAATTGGGCCCATGCGCAAGGTTGAGACCGAGTAGCATCTTGTGAACGTGCGGGTACCATTGACCAACAAATGTGCGTTGGACAGCTAAAGGCTTGCCAGGGTGGAAAATTGTAACATGCTTTCTGTCCATATCAAATCCGAGACATACCCATTGATCGCCAAACAGGAGAGGTGCAATTACCTGAAGGAAATCattctaaaaaataaataatatgatATGAAGAACGGGTGATGGCAAACTAAATAAGAGAACTGAAAGGCAATCTAGGTGGTTATTGGTGGTATATGGTGATAGCTTTACGGATTATAATGCTGtttccaaacaaaaaaaaagtttgtaTCGTTCAATAATTGCAGGTGTCATACCAGGTTATAATGAAGGATGTTGGCAAACAGATACGGCGGAGCAAAGAATGCAGCCCATGCAGCTGTCAATTCCTCATCAGAATTGCCGGAAATGCAATCAGACTGCAAATGATAACGGGCTGGGGCGTCATATATAGATTAGGCAACTTGTGACATGGGGGAGTAGCAAGTAGTGAGCATACCGCCCATCCAGGAGGCAAGAATAATCTTCTGGTGGTGGTAGTAGCATTGATTGATATTTGTGCATCGATCTCCATAAAAAGAGCCATAGCAGCAGCCATAACCTTGGCACTTACTGGTTTGTTCGTTTTAAACTGGTCGATAAGCTCACTACCCGTTAAGGTGACATTGATAAATGGTGGAAAAATGACCCAGTCCCTACGTAAAAAAAAGGGACTTGTAAAATGAGTCAACAGCACATGATAACCAAGTAAGTGCCACAAATGTACAGATTTCAGATAGCTTTGCAGGAGAAAGGACTAAAGAGACAGTAGGATGAGTAACAGGGTATTCCAGATATTAGAACACACAAAAACTAAAAAAGAACTAAATGGTAGTAACTAAAGACACCTACATATACTTACCTGAATAGGGTAAACTTATGGAGCCTAGTGGTAGTCACCATCTTATACATCCACATGTCACGGTCATGGTTAAGTATACGGGCTTGGACTACTATCCGATGAGGGGGGCGCGGAGTCTGGGGCGAGTCAGAATCCTCTATTACAATAACTTCAACCTCATTTCTTTCAATACAGATCTCGTGGGGGCGCCTATTTAGGTCAAAACCTGTAATACAAAGTAGAAAAATTAGTATAGGAAAAGGGAACAAATATATTTGCGGCGGGTGCAAATGAGGTGGTCTAAGAGGCTGGTGATGTTAAATTTCTACATTGTGAACAAAAGCTACGCGCCTATGACATACTACCAACAGACTGGAGTTAGCACAAGAGGTGAATCACAGACCTCTAGGGGCCGAACGTGGCGTGTGGTCGAACAATGGCCCAGGGGAGGTAGCGTGAATCAGGGAAGGATTGGCATGCTTAGATGTGAAGCCTGTATAAAAGTGAAAGCAAGCAAGATAATTGGTAAACCTCGTTTGGAGTAACGGTGACTGATTAAAGTGCGTGACATGAAAACTTCATGACCAGGGACAATACTCATTTAACACTAAATTTCAAACGTAGGGAACATTAAGATTACCAAAAACCATACTTGGAGTAGGATTGTCAGTGCAAATAGTAGGGAGATTGGTACGATCGGGAGATTGGTCCAGGATGGCTGGAGATGAAGTGGAGTCATCGTATCTTTTCCGCTTTACAGAGACTAGGTTCAAAAAAATGAAGAAATAAATTAGGAAAAATAAGAGTAGTAAGACCATAAAATACGACATAATAAGTAAACAAATTAATTGGCCAACGAGAAAAAAGTGTAAGGCCCTAAACGAAGGGAACGCAGAAATAATAGACAGAATTTGACGTGCACACCTGACGGCGAGTGTTTGATATTTTCCTTATCAACAAGATCTGATGACTGAACAAAGCATGGTGCCTGAAGCAAAGTATCGAGTTTCCTAGGCTCTGGAGTACTTAGGGGAGTGGGCAACAAGGGAACAGCAAGTTCGGGCGTACCATCTGCAGACGACATTATTGAACAACTATTTCAGAAATTCCGGAACTAGCAAcagcaaaaaaaatttggtaaCCACGGAAAGGGAGATCCGTGGATGCAGGTGCTTGGCGACCTCGGTTCAAGACAGAGGAATACAAGATGAAGAATGCCTCGTGTTCCCAACTCCGAAATTCCCTAGTGCAGTATTTACATTCCTTGTAAAGTATTTTGTTTGCTATAATTTGCTTCTTAACTCCATCCCAAGATTGTAAAACTTTTATGACCAAGAGTGACCTCTTAAATAAATTCAGGTGGCAAAGCACAGCGGTAGAATGGTAAAAAAAAATGTTTCTCAGCTTCCCCGCGGCGAGCTTGGGACTAAAAATGGGTTGGGGTTATGACAGAAACGAATCAAAACGAACCAAGTTGGACAATTAATATCTATAATAATTGTTACCAATTTAAAAATATTGAACGTTTAATAGCTAGGGGCTAGTAGACATAATTAATCGTCTGGCGTGATAAGTGCAAGTCGGGTAACTACAAAACAGATCATGCACCTTGCCCATCGCAATGAACCGCACCGTCCTGAGCAGGGTTGCCATTGCCGGCGCTAAAACCAGGTGTCTCGTCAATGACAGCGATAAGTTCGGCCACGTTGTGTGACGGTATCTGaggacaagaaaaaaaaaagcaccGTCAGCGTCTGAGGTGAGGTGGAGGGGGTGGTGCAAAGTCATGATATAACACATTAAAAAATATACAGTCCATGTTTAACAGCGGGATGCTGGTTTAAGCAGCTTAAGATTTTGAGGGCGCATATATGCTGTGCGCGGATGTATATGGGCTGAGGTTGATAAGCAAGTGTCCTAAAAAAAATGCTACGTTGCACAAGACGAgcaaggtgtgattgagctctaaAAATATAGTTAACATTGCGTTCCAACTACTTTACAGCGACATATATAGGATATGATTACCGAAGGTCGTGACGACGAAGGATCGGTAGGGGGTTGGGAAGACCGACAAAGGATGTCCAACTTCCAGTACGGATGGTGATGCAGTACGACCTTAGGATATAGTAAATAATGAATTAGCGACATAAAAAAGAACTGCGTGGAACGGATAACGGAGTTGGCAGTCACGTACAGAAGGATCACAGAAACAATACCTGATGGCCACCTAGCATGTATCTCCATGAATCAACAGAGAGCCTTCTAACTTTGTCGAGCTCGTCCAGCCTAGAAAGGACCGGGTGCGTGAAATGCCTGATCTGAGGAAACATGGCAGCCCAGCGATCTGGCTGCGGACTTGCAGTGTTCATGAGGTATGTTATCTGTAATCAAACCCAAAAAATGTAAAAAAAAAGGACTGGTCAGAGTGAATGTAAGCAGATGCATGCAAGAATCTATCCTGGGAATAGAAAAAAAGGGTAAAAATGGGGTGGGGCTGTTGGTGGaacccaaaaagaaaaacaggtGCTATGTACGAAGTTGTACAGCTGATGTAAAGTAACAGCAATTTGCATTGGATGAAAGAATCACTGAGTCCCAAATAAATATACATAGTTTCGACGAAGTAACTAAGACTACAAGGAGATGATTTAGAGAATCAGAGTGGGGGACAAGCATAGGCGTGGGTTGGAATGTACCGTTACTAACGAGGAACACCCGTACAATTCAATAGCTGACGGCCGCCGAACGCTGAACAGTTCTCTCTTCACACTATCTGCACAGTCCTTGACGACGTCGAATGCGTAAAGCCCCCAATCGATTCTAGTGTCGTGATTAAGGAGTACTATGGCTCGGAGAACATCGGGGTCGACCTGAGTTGAGCCAACACGGGCTGAAAAAAAAATTGCCGACCACAGCTATGATCATGGCAGCACGAAAAGCAACCATTTCGACGTCCGAAAGCGAGGACTTGGCAGATAGCGCATCGAGGACACGCTGTGCTCGAGCTATGGAAACTTCTTCGGGTACTGAATCGTACCAGAGGATTTTGGCTACCTCAGATCGGATATCGTCGATTGCGCGAGGTGTCTCAATAGACGAGATGTCAGTGCCGTCAGGTAGCCCAAGAATGGAACGGACTTGTGAAAGGGAGAATGGAATGGGGGCAAGGGGGTCGATGGTGAAGACAGAAGAATCTGTgtccaaagaaagaagaagccaaGCCAACAGCTTTTTATCAATAAAGAGGCGGCTGGGAAGGTGGAAGATGAAGGAGAACCCAAGCTCTTGCACGATTTTGAATTGCAGACTACGGCGAGGGATTGCACGCGCAATGCGACGAATGCTGGCCAGAGATGGCTTCCTCAAGCGGATTGGAGGACGTTCTCTAGGAGCAGGATGAGTCCGAGGGACGGGCATGGTACCAACTGCAGCCTGCGCGGCGTCGGGCACGGCATTGGAGTTGCTGGCGAGCAAAGGTGACTGGCACTCCGGCGGCTCCGCCATTGGCAAGCGGGGACGCTTGCTGGAGAAGAAAGAGGATTGGTAATGGAAAAGTCAGCTGGTACTGTATGACTTTTGTTCTTGGGGGGCACTAGAACAGAATAAGAAGTAGAGCGGCAATGGACGTCTTCCCTTTTTTATTAC
It encodes:
- the LOC110430597 gene encoding protein FAR1-RELATED SEQUENCE 1-like translates to MWARPYFMHVFCAGMTSTQRSESANHMLKGFIQRSAPMHIFVSKFNEFQNDRIAQEEKEIHVTKQMKRKRRIGVPIERHAEEIYTRAMYDRLYNELYHAGSYLIKGRGADEAYILVHYKEDGATDEKLFLVKDSGNFISCSCGLYNHVGMLCRHALKVLMHLDRTELPSGNILARWRRDVACETGHVSGQGVETSSLESATYIQKKLMVRRVLAMAGVEGTLDESGYKEAMDALDKIISVRTTRVEEKKIELGERSEKPTSCPKRAVKKGRRQNTSLKSYKASLKEQNKRKKYEEDEISSTSDNEQVTGTRKTKALWEIE